The DNA window CACACTCTATTTTGTGTGTGACTGtatgagagagagaaaatgtgaGAATTTACGGCatgcaatttttttatcaaaaagaaGAGAGAGTTTAGTCTTTTACAGGATAGaaaatagaaataaagtgtttgtttgatctttgattattttatttttataattttgtttcatatatattattgtaaagtAGTGAATTTAAGTAAAAAGAATATTAGAGATATAAACCGTGTTTGATTCATGAATTTAAGGTTTTGTGGacttgaattttgttttaatgaatttaaaaaataactaaaaaatatggATGAAAAGAGTggataaatatgtttttttcctaatttctataaattttgaaaataaatttgatttgtgTTCGAGTTTCGAATCGAGCCGAGCTTGTAgataaatagtcgagtcgagttcgagctcgaatttataaactcgttcgagctcgaactcgagtCGAGCCAATAtatactaaatcgagtcgaactcgagctcgagctcaagctgatttgagctcggctcggctcatttgcagccctacaTCACTAGCATTCAAACCACTTTTAgaattaatcttttaattgcttttttataaataacatatcTAAACAAATGATGTTGTTAAGGTTAGTGACATTTATCttataaagtaaaatatctATGcgtacaataaaaatatatacattgaaATTCACTTAATTGAATTTATTGTTAgtttatattagtttaattatttattttattttataaaatattttaatttgtgcaatttttaattaattttttatcctatttttaatttgtttaatatatttatccaaaatatatcatatatttttattgacaaTCAGCCATGCACAATTTATGATTAAGCTTCACCTAATTCTTGGGACACCATTTATGtcataaattcaattatatgcctacaattctttaaaaataCATGAGGAACTAAGTTAGATACATTCCTTTACATAACAATCATTGTCTATAATTGACAATCTTATGAAAATATAGGATAAAATAGTGTATGAAATTCTGCCCAtgtatttgttaaaattataattgatttttataaataaatatgattttaaattgcacggctatttataaaaataagagttTTGGTGGCAGAGTTTAAGAATTTCAAGTTCATGCATGGAATTATGATCTCAGGTATATATTTCAGGACATATTTGAATATtccctttctttctttattttgacgttcttctttcaaattaattagtttatttttttaatttatttaaaaattgattttttttagaggggagggtattaatatataataaaatattaaaatatagagtattttaatattttatttaataaaaaaaattactttaataaaataaaataattatttaaataactaaaactaaatatatatatatatatatatatatatatatatatatatatatatatatatatatatatatatatatatatatatatatatatatatatatatatatatatatatattagagttcATCTCattgtttagaataaaataaataaaaaaatgaatgataaaCTCTACCAAAATTTCAGCAAAAACAAGTACGTGAATCTGACTTTGCTTGGCACGTTGTTTCCATGTTCTGAAACGCGTATTTTAGGTTCCGAAAACGTTCATTTTGGGaccaacttatttttttcattttttttttctcgaaATGACCGTTttgatacaattttttattttctctcttctaccACACGgaattcaaaataaatgtttcgagacatttttaaatatttttctcttctacCCACCTAACATGTCACATCGATTTATGTATTTGCTTCTTTTGAAATTTTcggttgagtttatcatttttttttttcgaaaaaaataaaggaaaaatgaATTGTTTGTTAGGAATTCGCAGCAAAAGCCAAAAGCACCTTTAAGGCTCAAACTCCAAACCCAAGGTTACGGGTCACGTGATTCCATCGTTTATCATGGATTTCAAGCTCACTTGTTGAGAgctgtagagagagagagagtgcgCGCGTGTGTGTGAAGGTGTTATTGATCTTGAATTCTCAGATCGAGGTACCAGTGGAATGAgattgagaaagaaagagaTATAGAGATCCTCGCCTGAATTTGACTTATAATTATGGCGGATTTAGATTTTCTGCCGGAAGGTTGGACTGTAGAAGTGAAAGTACGGAAAAACGGGAAGAAGGACAAGGTGAATCACATAGACTCCTTTTCACTAAGTCAATTTTCATTGTTAGATATACACTTAACTTGGTAGAACTACGGTTTGTTTCTGCTACTCCCTATCGTTTCATATTTTGGATAGATTAAGTAAGTTTTGTTGTTTGAAATAAAAACGTTAGATTTGTATTGCCTTCTTtggttaaattaaatatatatatatgggtacTGCTTATatgctaatttttttttccttttttagcAAATTTTGTGAATTGATGTCAAAAGCTAACAGTTTATTGATGATTGAGACGATTTTGTTGTGCTAAACTTGAACTGAAAGGGGGTATTTGTTGGAATACCATATTGTGCTTATGCAAATGTAATACTAAAAGTACAAGATGTTTAATTTGGTTCATATAGACAACCGGATGCTGATCTCACTATGAGAAACCTAATTGCTTTGAAAcaagagattttatttttaatcttcctGTTGGGGATTGACAGATcttagaaaatgaaaaagattgaAAATTAGGGTTCATGTGTCTAGCTTGTTATATCTGGAGGAATTAACTGCTTGGTCCAGTTATTAAGGTTACCTAGTTTGTGATTTGAAGAAGCAAAAAGCACAATTAGCTTTAGAGGTTGTTTGCTTTCTCTTTAAGTatgaaataacaaatattaCACAGAAAAAGTTTGATGAAAGTCCTAAGAAGATCACTTGGGTTATCATGGACTTCCCTAACAGAGACAAATTTGGAGGTTCCCAACTAGGGAAAGATGATACAAGGTGAAACAGTTTTAGGGTTATGCCCTATGGTGGAACTGAACGGTTGGAAACCTAGCTATTGGAAAGCCTACCGGTTAGGATAAGTGGCGAGAATAAAGTGGTTGTTATTAGTAGAGTAGTATAAATAGAATATTAGTTGTTAAGTGTACTATGAAATGAATTAGTTAAATACTCTTATTAGGCTTCCCAACCGCATACTTTTAACCATACTGTTAGGTTTCTAACCATTCACTTCTACCATAGAGCATTAACCCTAAAACCGTTTTCCCTTATATCAGAATCTTGCTTTGTCCACTTGTTAGGTCTCCTTATGGACATTTTGAATGGAGGGAATTCAAAACAGGGTTGCAATCTTGAATAAAGGAAACAGAAAAAAATAACAACCCATTTGGAGATGACTTCTAGGATTTTGATCACCTCCTTCAGTTTTGTTTCAATATGGAAACTGTCCACTCCAATGTCCAATTGTAGGATATTGATGCTGAAAAAGTACTAGAGTTCCAAAGTATGACATGTTAAAAATAGGTTTTGTATGATTGACCATTCAGAACCTTAGGTCTCCGCCTATATCTGTTACGGAACAGGGATTAGGGTTCTGAATGGCCAATCACACGAGGACATGTGGCTGGAAAATTAGAAgaattatattcttattattaagtAGGATAATTATGTTAGCCATTTAGAACCCTAGTCTCCATTCTGTATCATATACTACATGATTAAGGACAATGGAAAACTGAGATGCCTTTTCCTCTCCAGTGTCTGTGTGGTTCACCAATTTAAGCcgaaactatatattttaagagcataacatatatataattttttttaaaagtgagACTCTTTTTCATAGATCCACAACACTTCTAAGGTCGCATGTCCCGTGGGAAAACCCAAGCCAGTACAGATAGATTATGATATGTGTAATCATGATCCACCAAAAAACCAAATCAGTACCAAATAGAGCATAGAAACAGAAAAGAAACTCTTAAGAGAGCAATATCAAAATACTCAAATAGAATCATCAAAAGGGAAAAGAGTAGGAGATCGGAACTCAACAACCTAGTGATACTTCCTTTTACAGGGCATCTCATGATTTCTTTCGGTTCTAATTGATGTTGTatgtaaaagtttatttatcCAATAAGAAGCAAATTCTGAAACTTGGTAGAGTTTCCCttaattgtaaatataattcATGTTTTGCTGGAGAATTCAGTTCAGCCTGTTTCTATAACCAGTTTGCAAATCATTAAGCTCTGGTGAGAGTTTCCTTTTGGGTTTTtggtattaaataaatttatcttgCTTGTCAATGCCTGTTCgttttttctgaaaaaaaatcaagtatAAGAAATCGAGAGGATCAAAGAGATGCTCTGAGAAGGCTAAGATAATCTTTACATCACAGAAGATCTATTAGGACAAAGGAACAATGAGTAGTTGAGTTTGATCATCATTTATATTCATGTAATTTCCTTTTTATTACCTACCTTCTTCTCTTGACGCACCTAATCCAAATTTCCATGAATCTGCTTGGAGATGATCACAGGTATTCATAATGTTTAGTATATTTAGACAAACATAATATGGTAATTGACAAAAATCCAATTTTATGCTATGGGTATATAAAGTATTGAACTTAAGGAGTCTTTAGTTTACTCCTATAATCTTTCTTGTTGATGTTGTTATGTATTTGTCGCTCTTCATGTGACAACTCTTGTCATGACTTGTTCTAGattgtatttttgtttgatttctaTTTACAGACATCACTTTCCTCTTAAAGCACTCTTTTACTCTCTTTTTtgatttaatcataaaaaaataatatatgtttcaaGTCCTTGCtttgttttctcttttattaattcaGTTTTAGTGCCATTTGATGGAACTGTCAATGAAAACTAAGTTGGCGTTATTTTTGCAGTACTACATTGATCCTCTAAAGGGATACATATTCCAGTCTAGAAAGGATGTATTGCGATATTGTGAAAATGGAGAACTGGGAAAGTATGTAAAATCCAAAGACAAAGACATTGCTGATGGGGAAATGGAGGATGATAAGGTTTGTACTGGCTGTCCAAACATGCTAATCCTATTCATTTTAACTTTTCAGTTGTATGTTTAGAAGAGTTCTGAAGTTCTTGGTTACCAATCAATCACAATGCATAGAACATCCTTGCACCTGCAGTTCAAATACgcaattaaaacattttcttaGTGAGAAAATATCAGTGTTTCGTAATTCAAACCTACAAAGTCTTGATAGTATGTTATTTTTGCTGAAAATTTGTGGTCACTTGGTGAATATTTCTAAtccccatttgaaaacacttgaaAATATGTTTCTGTATTCCGATATGGATTCAGATGATAAACAAccaataaatttcataatttgtcTACgactaattttagttttcaaacGTATCTTGATCCAGatacattaacaaaaataaatagtgtttccaaatgggaaTGATATTTTTCCTTTTCCTGTATATATTATCTAGAGTGTAGGTTCTATTGCAACTTggttcattttcaaataattggtCTTTTCCTGGAATGTTAGACAGTTAATTTACTTCTATGTGGTATTATATCACCTTTTTGCTTATAGGTATTAATACCAGTTGCCAAGGAACAAAGTTTATCAGATAGCTCACCAAAAACAGAGGTATCCCTGAACCGGGATTCAATTCTGAACGAAGCTGTAGAGAACAAAAAGACTTGTGAATCCACCAACCCTAAAAAGAGTTCCCCAGATGCAGAGCTCATAGAAAATCAATGTACGCTTTATAAACTTCCTATTCACATAAAACTCTTATTGTTGCTCGGAGTTATATTGTGCAAATTCCCCACCTTTTCTTTCTCTACTTTAATGTGTCACTTTCTTTCTTAACTTTCAATTGATTTCTAGAATATATATGCGGTTTGCTGGTTTTGTTACAAACCCTAAATTGGGTTTGTAGAATTCAATTGACAAAGGagaagacttagagaatttgaGACGACACTTTCATAAACTTCCTTCATATTAATCGAGAGCAGTTTGTCATTAGGGGACTAGTGACTATTTTTTGAACTAAAACCTAATCCTAATTGAAATCAAATACTAAGAAGATAATCTAAAATACTAACATAATTATCCCaaccaacattaatataacTAGGGTTTATTCCCTAAAGGTGGCTAGCATAGCATCCCACCACCATAACCCTCACTTCATTTGAGGTATTTATAGTGGAAATCCTTATACCAATAATATctactaataattattataattatctaataCTTCTAATCAACTGGTCACATGTCATTGTGTGATTGGCCATACACAGATTAGGTGAGGATCTAAGCCTTTAGATGAGAAAACAAAGATGAGAGACCAAAACTCCTTTCTTCATTCAATTCATTTGATAGATATCTTTCATGGAAGGCATTACATTCtatttataacataataatatatagttaactATTAAAGAAAGAGTAATATGTAgatcagatttattttttttgttgagaaaaCGGCGAaccatattattaaatattccCAAAAGAGAGTTTCAACTTTGCAAAGACAAAACATGCTTTGTCTTCAACACAAATTGAAAGCAACATCAATTTTGAAACAAACACTATGAAATGATTATCTTCTCACATGGCTGATATCTTTCATGACTTTCTCAATATCGATGCTCCATTCTTTTCAAATGAGCAAATTCTGATACTGTATAATATCTAGATCAGTTATCCTTTGGCCAATGTTCCTTTAAAGGAAACAATTATCTGCCGTTGATGTGGGCATTATGTGTTTGAATTCATGAATACCTTTTCACAAAATTATGGAGATTCTGAGCTCTTATAACTTTgtactttaatatataaattgtacTTCATGAATTGATTAATTTGACTTCATATTATCTAGTTATTTGAGGATCTTTCTTGTGATATGATTAATACAGGTAAACAAAGCTCTGTAACGTCATGCCCTATCTCATCAGAAAGTGGGCAGAAGGGTGAGTCTTCCATGCACAATTCAATCACAGATCTTTTAGGCGAAGAAATTCCAACCGACGACAAGCGAGGAAAAAATGTAAATGGAGATAGCAAGCCCAGACTTGTTGGTAAGTTGAAATGCAGAAAACCAACTGAATTTCCTCGCCGTTCTTCAAAGCGACTTGCAGGCCTTCAAATTGACCAACCACTGGAGATTAAAACCAAGACTCGAGCTGGTGGCAATTTAGAAACCGAGAATACAACTAAGAAGTTAGAGCCAAATTGCGAAAACCAGACTGATTTGCCTCGACGGGCTTCAAAGAGACTTGCTGGCATCGATATCGGTCCACAACTGGAACAGAAACCGACCACTCGTGCTCGTCAGGTTTCATCTAAATCGTTAATCGACGAAAAAGTGCAAGAATCATCTAAGGTCATGCCAGCACCAGCAATCTTATCTATTCCTGGAAACGATAAAACAGTTGAAGAATCCGGATTACCATCCGAACCGGTGTTGAGCGATATCTGGATGGATCCGTGTTTTGAGTTTGCGGTAAAAACTCTTACAGATGTGATTCCAGTTGAAGATCATCTAAAAACTCTACAACCATCCGAACACTTGTGGGAAGAAGACCCGTGTATTCAATTTGCTGTCAAAACACTGACTGGCGATATCCCATTAGTAGATGATTTTGGTGTTGAAGAATTCCTCAGAAAACATATGACCAAGAATCAGACTGGTGGTATTCAAAACACACTCTTTCCAGCTTTTCATTCAGATTCTAGCTCATATCTTGATTCTATGGAGAAAAATGCATCGAAGCAACCAATTATGAATCATTCCCGAAACAGTTCGACGAAAACTCCAGTTgagaacaaaataaattgacatTTGCTAACGGAATGGAATGGAAATATGGAATGGATCATCAATGAAAAGGAAAAGCAATGTTGTTGTACAGGTTAGACATCAAATTTAGCTAAAATATGTGACTCCCTTTTATTAACTTGTTTATTTGGTTGGAGTTTTCTTAGTCTTTTCAATAAACAGATGAGATATAGGCGGTTTGACTGTTGAAATTTCAGATTAAACTTCTTTTTAGGTGAAGAATGGTTGATGAGGGATGATTTctagaaagaaaatataatctGAATTTATGGGTCAATCTTCTTTCCATCACATGTATGTTGTACTCTTAAATATTGCTGGATTTTGGTGCATTATCAGATTTTACAATTAATGTAAATATGTTC is part of the Impatiens glandulifera chromosome 1, dImpGla2.1, whole genome shotgun sequence genome and encodes:
- the LOC124919828 gene encoding methyl-CpG-binding domain-containing protein 13-like, whose product is MADLDFLPEGWTVEVKVRKNGKKDKYYIDPLKGYIFQSRKDVLRYCENGELGKYVKSKDKDIADGEMEDDKVLIPVAKEQSLSDSSPKTEVSLNRDSILNEAVENKKTCESTNPKKSSPDAELIENQCKQSSVTSCPISSESGQKGESSMHNSITDLLGEEIPTDDKRGKNVNGDSKPRLVGKLKCRKPTEFPRRSSKRLAGLQIDQPLEIKTKTRAGGNLETENTTKKLEPNCENQTDLPRRASKRLAGIDIGPQLEQKPTTRARQVSSKSLIDEKVQESSKVMPAPAILSIPGNDKTVEESGLPSEPVLSDIWMDPCFEFAVKTLTDVIPVEDHLKTLQPSEHLWEEDPCIQFAVKTLTGDIPLVDDFGVEEFLRKHMTKNQTGGIQNTLFPAFHSDSSSYLDSMEKNASKQPIMNHSRNSSTKTPVENKIN